In Chlamydiales bacterium, the sequence TTCCATAGCTATTTGCTCTGCAATGGTACTAGCACCAGCTCGCGTGATGCTCATGTCAGCTATTTGCCACGCAAGATCAAGCCTTGGCTCAAATTCTTTGATCACAGCAGAAATTCCATGTCTCTTATAAAAAACCTCTAATTCTTCTGTCCATTTTAAAGAGCCTGTAAAATGGATCACCTGAAATGAAGGAAGTCTTTCTTTTACCCTTAAAAAGGCATCTTTCATAAGCTTGTTAATATAAAGAGCCCCTTGAGAGCCACCAAAGACAAGTATTGTATGTTTGTTTGAATCCAGATTAAAATAATGATAAGCTCTCTCCTTAGATTGAGAACCCATCACAAATTCTTCTCGCAGCGGATGAGAAACCAAGTGTTTATAACCCCTCAAATGAGAAAATGCATCTGGAAAGTGCGTTGCTGTAACATCTGCAAAACTCGACAATAAACGAACAACCTTTCCAGGTACAGTATCTGCAGCATATAGAACAATCGGGATCGAGCGAATAACAGCTGCAAGCATCATAGGAAGAGTATGAAAACTTCCAAAACCCACAATAACTTGCGGAGAGAACTGATCTATTAATTTCTTACCCTCTCTAATACCTTGAACTATCTGGGCACAATTCATCAAAGAGGAAATAGGAGACCTTAAAGACAATTTTGGTCCTACAATATCCCTTTTTGGATAGCATGTATGCTCTAAATACGTATTTTTACTAAGCCCGCTTCCAGCAAAAAGTATATCTGTCTCTGCATCTCTCTTTTGCAATTGCTGCGCAAGAGCATGTGCTGGAATGACATGACCACCACTGCCCCCAACTGCAATCAATATTTTTTTCATATAGCTTCTCTCTTAATCTGAATTCTTTTTTTTTCGAGCGCAACAGATGAAATCTGAAGTAAAAGTGTAACCGCTGCAATATTTACCCATAGGGAACTTCCCCCTTGGCTAAAAAATGGCAAATTTAATCCTGTGCTTGGAAGTAATCCTGAAACAACTCCAAAGTTCATAAATGCTTGGATGGATATTAAAAAAGTCATTGCAACAGCAACATAACACCCTGCCACGTCTATAGCCTGAAGTGCAATATAAAAGCCTAAATAAGTAATGCTCATATACACAAAAATAAGTGTTACAACGCCCAAAAAACCAAATTCTTCAGCAAAAATAGCCACAATATAGTCATTTTGGGCCTCTGGTAAATAATTCAACTTTTGCAAACCCTCTCCAGGCCCTCTTCCGTACAATCCTCCAGAACCTACTGCAATTTTAGCTTGATAAGGCTGATGCCCCCTTCCTTTCAAATCAAGCTCTGGATGCATGTATACCTCTAGTCTTTTTGCAACATAAGGGACATGATAAGCTGCAGTCATCCCTATCACCATCAAAATACCCATAGGCAGCGCCCAGTAGCGAAACTTTACACCTGTGATTGCAAGCAAGACTAGCATTGTTAAGCCAATGATCCCAGTTGTTCTATTATCTGGCTCTACAAGAATCAAAATCATAGGCACAGCAATTACGCCTATGATTTTTAAAAACTGCTTTAAGCTAATCTGTGATACGCCTAATTTAAGTAACTCAGAAATATAGTAAATCGGAATTAAGTATTTTACAAACTCCGATGGCTGAATAGAGAGCCCAGCAATTGAAACCCATCTGCGCGCGCCATTAGCATTTACTCCGATACCTGGAATGAATACAAGAACGAGTAAAAGAGTAAAAAAACAAAGAAGAGGAAATGCGAGCGATAAGATTTTATGATAACCTACTTTCCATACAAGCACGCCCAACAAACAACCAAAGAGTGCAAAAATCACTTGCTTAATTGTTGGAAGATAGATGTTCTTGTTTAAGCCCAGATCAATTATTTCTGCCGAAGATGTATCAAACACCATGATAAGTCCTACGACGAAAGCAAAAAACACAAAACCTATAAGAAAATAACGCACCATAAATATACACAAACAAGTTACTGAATGCGAATTTTATCACCAGGCTTTAATTTGCGAGCCTTATCTTCATTCAAATTATTAAGTCGCAACAAATCTTCAAGCTTTACATTATTTTTGTTAGCAATAAGCCACGGATTATCACCGCTTTTTACGGTGTAGTACTTGGGAGTTGCTTGGCTCTTCTGTGTAGAGGCACTTGCCTTTTTTTGGTTAGGCCCATTTGTAGTCGCGTTTGTTTGCTTTGCAGAAGTTTTTGTAGCTTCTTTTACGGGCACCTTTAAGACTTGTCCTATTTTTAAAGAAATGCTTGCAAGTTGATTTGCAGTCATAATCTCTTGTACTGTGGAATTATTTGCTTTTGCTATACGATCTAGAGAGTCACCCTTCTTTACAGTGACTTGGATAAAATCAGCTTTTGGCTGCGGCTTAGAATCTGCATTAATTGCAACCATACTAGGTTTAGAAGGAACACTTTCTTCTGCTTGCTTTTCTAAAACAGGCTCTTGCACTTGTAACGGTGCACTCTGATAAGTAATCGAATCCCCAGCATGCTCTGAAATGCGCTCTCCTGGCTTTATATTCCATTCACTTAAAACCAAATCCACCTCATCAGCAGCTTGTATAGGCGGTAATATATTCTCTTTTGGAATAACAGGTTCAATTTTCGCTGCAACTTGCTCTGAAGAAGAAATTTCTTGTCTTTCAGCTTCTGACTCATCTTTTGAAGGTATCGCTGTAGCAAATAAAACAAGCAATATACCCGCATTGATCAATACAGCAATAATAATTGTATCTCTACGACTCATATCGATTCCTCTGTGAGTGCCCAAACACATTTTTTAAACTCATCACCTCGATGAGCATAATCTCGAAACATATCAAAACTAGAGCAGCCAGGAGAAAGCACTACAGCATCTCCTTTACTACACAAGCTAGTACCATGATGCACAGCTTCGCTAAGAGTAGAACAAATCTGTACAGCAATGCTTTCAGACAACTCTTCATGAAGAAGATTTGCTGCCTGCCCAATTGCACATACAGCCTTAACCTTGCCCTTAAAGGTATGAAGCCACGCTTTATAAGATGCTCCCTTATGAACACCCCCAGCAATTAAAACAATGGGCGCATCTATGGATTCTACTGCTCTTACAACAGCATCTAGGTTTGTACCTTTACTATCATCGTAATAACTAACTCCATTTATCTCTCCTACAAACTCTACTCGATGTGCCGGCTTTTTAAAAGTAGAAAAGTGCTTTTCGAAATCTTTATCACTAACACCAAGCTCTTTACAAAGAAGATAAGCTGCCATAAAGTTTTCAACATCATGGCTCATTTTACCTCGATACTCTTGTGGTAAACTAACAGCTTTCTTACCCTGTATGTACAGCGCTTCTTGATCTGAAAAAATAAATGATGCAGGACTATAACCAAATGTTCTAAAGAAATGCAAGTCTTGTTTCCAATTCTTTGCAACTAATTCATGCACATATAATTGCGTATTCTGTTTTAAACAATTTTGAATTGATAACTTAGCTTTTACATAAGCTTCCATAGTGGAATAACGATCTAAATGATCTGGCGTAATATTAAGAATAACGGCGCAATCTAAAACAGGAGTATGCATTGTTTCTAACTGATAAGAGCTCAGCTCTGCAACAATCACCTCATCTTGAATATCCAAGATAGAAGAACAAAGCGCTGTACCTACATTTCCAAGCGCTTTGGCTGCAACTTTTGATTCATTGAGAATATGATTTACAAGTAATGTAACTGTCGTTTTCCCATTTGTCCCTGTAATACCGATCCATCTATTATTCGTAAGAGCCCTGCAAGCAAGCTCAACTTCTCCGATAACTTCTTTTTTAAAGAGAATAGCTTCTTGGCAAATAAAATTTGTCAAAGCAACGCCAGGAGATACAACAACAAAGTCGACAGACTCCCATGCAATCCTCTTCTTTTGATTTTTTAAATCCTCTTCACCTATTAGCTCAAGACCTCTTTTTAACAAAAGCTGTGTTTCTGCTTGCTGTTCCAATACTTTTTTTTGAAGGTCTACTCCAATCACATGAAAACCCAAATGAAGTAAATAGGAACTTGCAGATCTTCCACTTATACCCATACCTACAACAAGAACAGATCTACCCACAATTTTCCTTACTGAAATTTTAAAGAAGCAACGCCAACAATTGCTAAAAGTAGCCCAATAATCCAAAAGCGGATGACAACTTTTGTTTCAGCCCATCCCTTATATTCAAAGTGATGGTGTAATGGCGAGCATAAAAAAATCCTTTTTTTATTACGCAATTTATAACTTCCAACTTGCAAAATCACAGATAAAGCCTCCGCTACAAATATTCCCCCAATAATCACAAGGAGCACTTCTCTGCCAAGCAAAACTGCTGAAACCCCAATAATTGCACCAAGAGACAAAGAGCCTGTATCTCCCATAAACACCTGAGCTGGGTATCCATTGTACCACAAAAAACCAAGACACGCACCCACAAGAGCTGAAAGATAAATAGCTATCTCACCACTACCTTCTATGTATAGAATATTCAAGTAACTAGCCAAATCTATATTGTTAGATATAAAGGCTATTAATGCAAGACTTGCAGCCACAAGCAAAACAGAGCCCGCTGCAAGCCCATCCAAACCATCTGTCAGGTTAACAGCATTAGATGAACCTGTTACAACAACCACGATAAAAATTCCCATTAAAAATAAGCCTACCCCTGTAAAGGAAAAGAGAGGCTCTTTTATAAAGGGAATATAGATCCTTGAAATGTATTCTCTTGTAGTAAGGGTATGTGTCTTTAAGGACTTTTCAATATGGTTACTTTTTTCCATGTCTAATTGAACAGATTTTTTAGCAACCACTTCTTTTGCAAAAGGAGGCTCAAACCACGACCCCACCTGTATGCTTGAAGTAGCAAAGGGACAAAGTAGATAAAGCGCAAGCAAACTAGAAAAAGCAACTTGGTAAATAAACTTTCTTCTCGATGCAAGACCTTTTGAATTTTTATATTTTAGCTTCAAATAATCATCTCTTGCACCCAATGCTCCAATAAAAAGCGTTGTAAGAAATAATATGAGCGTAAATGAATAAGACCAATTCATCCACAAAAACATAGCAACAAGCATTGCAAACAAGATAAGAACCCCACCCATAGTCGGGGTATCTTTCTTTTTCTCATGTAGTTCACCAAGTAATGGACACTCTTCCATACGGATGGGCTGGCCAATTTTCAATTCATACAGCTTTCGAATAAACCTTGGACCAAAAAAAATACTAATCACAAGTGTTGTGATGGTAGCAAGAATGATTCTGGTAGAGTAATACTCAAAAACCCCAGGAACCTTTATGCCCAATGATTTTAAAAAATCGAGAATAAAAAAAATCATTCAATCCATCTCTTCTATAAGTGAATCTAAGCCATGAGATCGAGATCCTTTAATCAAGACAACATCTCCTGGCTCTATGGAGGCTTTTAAGCGCATGATAAGATCTTCTTTGTTTTCAGCAAAAACAATGGTCTTCTTTGCAAGATCCCAATATTCTTGCATAACCTGGCAGCCATCTCCCAAGCAGAAAAGTTGATCAACATACTGCAACGCATACTTTCCAACCACTCTATGAGCACTTTCCGAAAACTTTCCAAGTTCTTTCATATCTCCGAGCACTGCAATTTTCTTTTTACCAGGATGCGGCTTTGGCAGGGACGAAAGGGCTGCACATACAGACTGCTCACTTGCGTTATATGCATCATTGATAAAAGTAATACCTTTTTTTTCTATGCGTTCCAAACGATTATGAGGTAATCTTAAATTTTCTGAAGCCATCTTAATTTCTTCATAACTCACAAGACACTCCCTTGCTACGACAACTGCTGCAAGATAGTTTTGTAAATTATGATCTCCCATAATGCTCCAAGGAATACTTATGCATTTTTTTTGCTTGTAGTATATATGTGCGCGATCTTCTTCTTTTTTAATATAATGATCCGCATTCTTGTCATTACAAGAGAATGTACGCTTTATACAAGCACCACTTTTACACACATCCTGTACAAAAGGCATGCTCTTATTTACAATGCCTACTTTCGTTGCAGGATGTGAAAGAATCTCAGCTTTTGAAATAGCTATTTGTTGTAGTGACTCAAAATTACAGGCATGAACATAGGCAACTGTTGTAATTACAGCAATATCTGGAGGCACCACCTGCACCAAGGACTTTAAATCACCCGGTTCACTCTGCCCCATTTCAACGACTAAAATGTCACACGGCTCTTGCATTCCAAGGATACTTAAAGGCACTCCAATGCGACTATTTGCATTCCCAGGAGTACATCCCACCTTATAGCGAGACCTTAAGAGGGTTGTTGTAAAATCTTTAGTAGTTGTTTTCCCAAGAGATCCGGTAATTCCCACAACTTTTGGACGATGAAAATGCAAATACCACTCTGCTAGCCTTTGCAAAGCCTTTAAAACATCAAAAACCTTTATCAAAGATAGTCCAAAATCATCTCCTGAATAATTAGAAGAGACAATAGCTGCTACAGCCCCTCTTTGAGAGACTTCTTGTAAAAAAGAATGTCCATC encodes:
- a CDS encoding UDP-N-acetylglucosamine--N-acetylmuramyl-(pentapeptide) pyrophosphoryl-undecaprenol N-acetylglucosamine transferase — protein: MKKILIAVGGSGGHVIPAHALAQQLQKRDAETDILFAGSGLSKNTYLEHTCYPKRDIVGPKLSLRSPISSLMNCAQIVQGIREGKKLIDQFSPQVIVGFGSFHTLPMMLAAVIRSIPIVLYAADTVPGKVVRLLSSFADVTATHFPDAFSHLRGYKHLVSHPLREEFVMGSQSKERAYHYFNLDSNKHTILVFGGSQGALYINKLMKDAFLRVKERLPSFQVIHFTGSLKWTEELEVFYKRHGISAVIKEFEPRLDLAWQIADMSITRAGASTIAEQIAMEVPGILIPYPTAADNHQNKNADYMMWNIKGGMKLLESKASSQIIADKVISFFCDDKALIKNMKKHIQVYKENTSREELASIVQRIVEKAGK
- the mraY gene encoding phospho-N-acetylmuramoyl-pentapeptide-transferase, which codes for MIFFILDFLKSLGIKVPGVFEYYSTRIILATITTLVISIFFGPRFIRKLYELKIGQPIRMEECPLLGELHEKKKDTPTMGGVLILFAMLVAMFLWMNWSYSFTLILFLTTLFIGALGARDDYLKLKYKNSKGLASRRKFIYQVAFSSLLALYLLCPFATSSIQVGSWFEPPFAKEVVAKKSVQLDMEKSNHIEKSLKTHTLTTREYISRIYIPFIKEPLFSFTGVGLFLMGIFIVVVVTGSSNAVNLTDGLDGLAAGSVLLVAASLALIAFISNNIDLASYLNILYIEGSGEIAIYLSALVGACLGFLWYNGYPAQVFMGDTGSLSLGAIIGVSAVLLGREVLLVIIGGIFVAEALSVILQVGSYKLRNKKRIFLCSPLHHHFEYKGWAETKVVIRFWIIGLLLAIVGVASLKFQ
- the murD gene encoding UDP-N-acetylmuramoyl-L-alanine--D-glutamate ligase, translating into MGRSVLVVGMGISGRSASSYLLHLGFHVIGVDLQKKVLEQQAETQLLLKRGLELIGEEDLKNQKKRIAWESVDFVVVSPGVALTNFICQEAILFKKEVIGEVELACRALTNNRWIGITGTNGKTTVTLLVNHILNESKVAAKALGNVGTALCSSILDIQDEVIVAELSSYQLETMHTPVLDCAVILNITPDHLDRYSTMEAYVKAKLSIQNCLKQNTQLYVHELVAKNWKQDLHFFRTFGYSPASFIFSDQEALYIQGKKAVSLPQEYRGKMSHDVENFMAAYLLCKELGVSDKDFEKHFSTFKKPAHRVEFVGEINGVSYYDDSKGTNLDAVVRAVESIDAPIVLIAGGVHKGASYKAWLHTFKGKVKAVCAIGQAANLLHEELSESIAVQICSTLSEAVHHGTSLCSKGDAVVLSPGCSSFDMFRDYAHRGDEFKKCVWALTEESI
- the murF gene encoding UDP-N-acetylmuramoyl-tripeptide--D-alanyl-D-alanine ligase, with protein sequence MLPLSVKSIGELLNYKIDDSKIVLGVSVNSKLVKKQDLFFALPGSKQDGHSFLQEVSQRGAVAAIVSSNYSGDDFGLSLIKVFDVLKALQRLAEWYLHFHRPKVVGITGSLGKTTTKDFTTTLLRSRYKVGCTPGNANSRIGVPLSILGMQEPCDILVVEMGQSEPGDLKSLVQVVPPDIAVITTVAYVHACNFESLQQIAISKAEILSHPATKVGIVNKSMPFVQDVCKSGACIKRTFSCNDKNADHYIKKEEDRAHIYYKQKKCISIPWSIMGDHNLQNYLAAVVVARECLVSYEEIKMASENLRLPHNRLERIEKKGITFINDAYNASEQSVCAALSSLPKPHPGKKKIAVLGDMKELGKFSESAHRVVGKYALQYVDQLFCLGDGCQVMQEYWDLAKKTIVFAENKEDLIMRLKASIEPGDVVLIKGSRSHGLDSLIEEMD
- a CDS encoding LysM peptidoglycan-binding domain-containing protein, which produces MSRRDTIIIAVLINAGILLVLFATAIPSKDESEAERQEISSSEQVAAKIEPVIPKENILPPIQAADEVDLVLSEWNIKPGERISEHAGDSITYQSAPLQVQEPVLEKQAEESVPSKPSMVAINADSKPQPKADFIQVTVKKGDSLDRIAKANNSTVQEIMTANQLASISLKIGQVLKVPVKEATKTSAKQTNATTNGPNQKKASASTQKSQATPKYYTVKSGDNPWLIANKNNVKLEDLLRLNNLNEDKARKLKPGDKIRIQ
- a CDS encoding putative peptidoglycan glycosyltransferase FtsW, with the translated sequence MVRYFLIGFVFFAFVVGLIMVFDTSSAEIIDLGLNKNIYLPTIKQVIFALFGCLLGVLVWKVGYHKILSLAFPLLCFFTLLLVLVFIPGIGVNANGARRWVSIAGLSIQPSEFVKYLIPIYYISELLKLGVSQISLKQFLKIIGVIAVPMILILVEPDNRTTGIIGLTMLVLLAITGVKFRYWALPMGILMVIGMTAAYHVPYVAKRLEVYMHPELDLKGRGHQPYQAKIAVGSGGLYGRGPGEGLQKLNYLPEAQNDYIVAIFAEEFGFLGVVTLIFVYMSITYLGFYIALQAIDVAGCYVAVAMTFLISIQAFMNFGVVSGLLPSTGLNLPFFSQGGSSLWVNIAAVTLLLQISSVALEKKRIQIKREAI